Within the Opitutaceae bacterium TAV5 genome, the region GGCGGTTGCCCTCGATGCGCAGGGTGCGGCGGGCGGCGGCATCGGGACGGTACTGTGGTTGAATGGCGGATACAGCAGCGCGTCCGGGCGCGGGATCGAAGGCGAGCAGTTTTCCCGGATGCCAGGGTTTTTGTCCTTCGCCGTTGATGAGGGGTACGTTGTGGTTGAGGCCTCGCCGGTAGTAGTCGCCGGTAAGTTTCGATCCGTATCCGACGGTGCCGGGATCGTGCGTCACATCGACACCTTCGAAGGAGGCTGACCAGTTGAGCGCCTCGTCTTGCATATGCGGGGAGTCGATCTGTCCGTAATGGAAAAACACCTGCCAGGGTCCGTCCTTGAGGAGGGCGAAACGGGTGGACTCCAGCGAACGCGAGACGACCAGCGGGGCGGGAATGGCGGAAGAGGCGGGAGGGAGGCGGCCGGCGTATTCGCCACGGACAGCGGCAGGCGGGTCGAGGAGCGTGTCCCATGTGCGGTTGTCGGGGAGGGTGGCGGCGGCGAGACCGGAACGAGTGGGGAGGATGCGGTAGAGGCCGGCGAGGGTTTTTGCGATGACTTTGGCGATGCGGGCGGGTGCGCCGGAATCGGCGGGATTGGGAAAGGTGCCGTCGGGGAATCGAATGGTGAGCGGGGCAATGGCCAGGTTTTGGATGATGGCGGCTTCGTCGCGCAGGAGGTCCGCTTTGCCGAGTAGTCCGGCAAAGGTGAGCAGGGGCTGGATGGCGATGATGACGTAGTTGTTGTAGCCGATGGATTGTTCGAGCCAGAAGTAGTCGCTGGTGACGCCGCGCTGGAGTTGGGCGCGCAGGCCGTAGGGGCCGTCCATCTCGCGCCGCCACATGGCGTCGTCGTTGTAGAGGAGGGCGACTTGCGCGGCGGAGGCGCGGTGCCAGACGGCGTGGTTCTGGATCCGGTTGTGCCAGGTTTTATCGAGGAGTTCGACTTCGGGTTTGAAGAGGCCGTCGAACCATGCCTGGCGGCGGGCGGGCGGCGTGATGTCGAAGAGGAGCCGGGCGGTCTCGACGAAATCGGAAAGTAGAACGGCATCGCCGAGGCTTTCGTAGGCGAGGCGGGGTCCGGCTGGTTCCCGGGAAAGGTTGACGGTCGGCCAGCGGTGAAGGTTGGCGGCGTAGAAGTCGAGCTGCCCGGCGGCCCAGTCGGCATAACGTGTGTCACCGGTAATCCGATACAAACGGGCGGCGTCGCGCATGGTGCGGATGTGGGTTTGCCGGAATTTGGCAACCCAGGCGCCAAAGATTATCGGGGTGATGGCAACGTGCGGATCGGAGGGGCTGGAGAGGTGATCGGTTTCTTCACCGGGGATGGCGGCGGTCCAGGTGAGAAAGGAGCCGTCGCGTGGGCTGACGAAAGCGTGTTCGCGACCCCCGGCCCACTCCACGCGGTCGCGATGGCGGGCCATCCAGTCATCGGCGGCGGCGCGTTGTTTTTTGAGCCACGCGGCCCATGCGGGGTCGGCGTCGGGGCCGGTGGCGAGGCGGCGGGCGGCGGTCCAGTCTTCGCGGGCGGCGCGGAAAACGGAGCCGTCGGGCTGGAGGAGTTTTGTTTCGGCGCACCAGGTTTCCGGCGTCGGCTTGGGAAACGCGGGGAGGGCGCTGTCCGTTGCCGCCGTTGT harbors:
- a CDS encoding heparinase, which gives rise to MTIIRTITALIALLLASRPDLTHASTTAATTTTAATDSALPAFPKPTPETWCAETKLLQPDGSVFRAAREDWTAARRLATGPDADPAWAAWLKKQRAAADDWMARHRDRVEWAGGREHAFVSPRDGSFLTWTAAIPGEETDHLSSPSDPHVAITPIIFGAWVAKFRQTHIRTMRDAARLYRITGDTRYADWAAGQLDFYAANLHRWPTVNLSREPAGPRLAYESLGDAVLLSDFVETARLLFDITPPARRQAWFDGLFKPEVELLDKTWHNRIQNHAVWHRASAAQVALLYNDDAMWRREMDGPYGLRAQLQRGVTSDYFWLEQSIGYNNYVIIAIQPLLTFAGLLGKADLLRDEAAIIQNLAIAPLTIRFPDGTFPNPADSGAPARIAKVIAKTLAGLYRILPTRSGLAAATLPDNRTWDTLLDPPAAVRGEYAGRLPPASSAIPAPLVVSRSLESTRFALLKDGPWQVFFHYGQIDSPHMQDEALNWSASFEGVDVTHDPGTVGYGSKLTGDYYRRGLNHNVPLINGEGQKPWHPGKLLAFDPAPGRAAVSAIQPQYRPDAAARRTLRIEGNRLVDEATITLASKVDPARLGLALHLQGTPQLPGNFAPVSSKNFASGRPAAFGYWRDVRTATFENEMTFDVTLAKNKTLRVRFALAGGGRFTVYQGSSPDYPPARRAGFYIEKEQPAKTATFVTTLSPESPEN